In the genome of Gemmatimonadota bacterium, one region contains:
- a CDS encoding homoserine kinase: protein MTARAAAIAPGGIGNIGPGLDVLGMAVSGPGDRVIAERVLGRGVTIADAGHPELPTAADRNTAGIAAMQVLSFAGAENVGVSLTVIKGLPLSGGQGGSAASAVAGAVAVNRLLGNPLDPMTLLACALEAEATVSGRHADNLAPAMFGGISLIRSVAPLEVIALPVPAALRIVMAHPNQRLRTADARAALPQSIDRALVVAQMANVAAMVSGFWTGDLQMIGRGLEDQIAEPARAPLLPGFIAAKTAAMEAGALGGSISGAGPTSFYFATNDLSAQRVAHAVRDAYAALGIACDTRVAHVATHGAIGLSEDSTSV from the coding sequence ATGACCGCGCGCGCCGCTGCCATCGCGCCAGGCGGCATTGGGAATATCGGGCCAGGGCTCGACGTGCTCGGGATGGCCGTGAGTGGACCCGGCGATCGTGTGATTGCGGAGCGCGTGCTCGGGCGCGGTGTGACGATTGCCGATGCGGGGCACCCAGAACTTCCGACGGCGGCCGACCGCAACACCGCCGGCATTGCCGCGATGCAGGTGTTGTCGTTTGCGGGCGCGGAAAACGTGGGTGTAAGCCTGACCGTCATCAAAGGGCTTCCGCTCTCCGGTGGTCAGGGCGGAAGCGCTGCGTCGGCCGTTGCCGGTGCGGTGGCCGTGAACCGACTTCTCGGCAACCCGCTCGACCCGATGACGCTTCTCGCGTGCGCGCTGGAAGCAGAAGCGACGGTGTCGGGGCGCCACGCGGACAATCTTGCGCCGGCCATGTTCGGCGGCATCTCGCTCATTCGATCGGTGGCGCCACTCGAGGTGATTGCTTTACCTGTGCCCGCGGCGCTGCGCATTGTGATGGCGCATCCGAATCAACGGCTGCGCACGGCAGATGCGCGCGCGGCGCTGCCGCAGTCGATTGATCGCGCGCTCGTGGTTGCGCAGATGGCGAATGTCGCCGCGATGGTGTCGGGATTCTGGACCGGCGATCTGCAAATGATTGGTCGCGGCCTCGAAGATCAGATTGCTGAGCCGGCGCGCGCGCCGTTGCTCCCAGGATTCATCGCCGCGAAAACGGCGGCGATGGAAGCGGGCGCACTGGGCGGTTCCATTAGCGGCGCTGGCCCAACCAGTTTCTATTTTGCGACCAACGACTTGAGCGCCCAGCGCGTCGCGCATGCGGTGCGCGATGCGTACGCGGCACTCGGCATTGCCTGTGACACGCGCGTGGCACATGTGGCCACGCACGGCGCCATTGGACTTAGCGAGGATTCTACCAGTGTCTGA
- a CDS encoding aspartate kinase has translation MKPFVYKFGGAALADATAIRRALAIIENTREPLVVVVSAMHGVTDALLAAADAALAGDGTRAAALLAPLAQRHRATSRALLAGASRRAYEQMVTGEFNDCLAVLGGLAALRELTPRTRDLIVARGERLSAALVAAAIGRRARYVDATTFLHTDARFGDAVPQLPATDRAARLVLRPLLRRRLVPVVPGFLGKAPSGDVTTLGRGGTDLTAVVIARALSAREVSLWKDVPGLLTADPRVVPDARVLPHVHIREAAELAYHGAKVLHPRSMIPIAGRRIPVRVRPVLDPASVGTEVSTRRVAGRSPVRALAALRGQAMLTVEGNGILGLPGVAARTLSSLQELGLSIPLITAASSEHSLCIAVPAGDARAAQLRLQSVFADDIRRGEIDGVTIQPAIAIIAVVGLGMAGTKGVAARTFGALRDADVNVIAIAQGSSELNISIVVEDARAGDAQRAIHRAFQLDKIGGGAVGEPARTDLFLLGFGQIGRRVATMAPRVRQRGLALRVVGVCDTSGVLFDPAGISPQRLDALAHAKQRGVPIAKTRGALTMNATAAVAYAATHALHHPITVDVTADETVPALMAALRGGMDIVLANKRPMTGSAARADELLATARDRGRHLLAEATVGAGLPVLDTFSKLAESGDRVRKIEGCLSGTLGFLFDRMGRGARFSEAVAEAMQLGYTEPDPREDLSGMDVARKALTLGRLLGFRGELGSLAIESLVPARARTWPLPKFLKSLALFDEDWAARVAAARTKGRVLRYVAVVTARRVRVGLVAVDASSPFSSLIGTDNQVVFTSDRYRDRPLVVTGPGAGPDVTAAGVMNDILSLARRAR, from the coding sequence ATGAAACCGTTCGTCTACAAGTTCGGCGGCGCCGCCCTCGCCGATGCCACGGCAATCCGACGCGCGCTCGCCATCATCGAGAACACCCGCGAACCATTGGTCGTGGTGGTCTCGGCAATGCATGGCGTGACCGACGCACTGCTTGCCGCCGCCGACGCCGCACTCGCTGGCGACGGCACGCGCGCCGCGGCGCTGCTCGCGCCGCTCGCACAACGCCATCGCGCCACATCGCGGGCGTTGCTCGCTGGCGCATCGCGGCGCGCATACGAACAGATGGTCACCGGCGAATTCAACGACTGCCTCGCCGTCCTCGGCGGGTTGGCCGCACTGCGCGAACTCACGCCACGCACGCGCGACTTGATTGTGGCTCGCGGTGAGCGGCTGAGCGCCGCACTCGTGGCGGCCGCCATCGGACGTCGCGCACGCTACGTGGATGCGACGACGTTCCTCCACACGGACGCGCGATTCGGCGACGCCGTGCCCCAGCTCCCAGCGACGGACCGTGCGGCTCGACTCGTCCTACGTCCGCTCCTACGTCGTCGGTTGGTGCCGGTGGTGCCGGGGTTCCTCGGCAAGGCGCCGAGTGGCGATGTCACAACGCTCGGTCGCGGCGGCACGGATTTAACGGCTGTGGTTATCGCGCGCGCACTCAGTGCACGCGAGGTCTCACTCTGGAAGGACGTCCCTGGTCTGCTGACGGCCGATCCGCGCGTGGTGCCCGACGCGCGCGTGCTCCCGCACGTTCACATTCGCGAGGCGGCGGAGTTGGCGTATCACGGAGCCAAGGTGCTCCACCCACGGTCCATGATTCCGATTGCGGGACGCCGCATTCCCGTGCGGGTGCGTCCCGTACTCGACCCCGCGTCGGTGGGCACGGAAGTGTCCACGCGACGCGTAGCCGGCCGCTCGCCGGTGCGCGCACTCGCGGCACTGCGCGGGCAAGCGATGCTGACGGTGGAAGGAAACGGAATTCTCGGGCTGCCTGGCGTCGCGGCGCGAACGCTGTCGAGTCTGCAAGAGCTGGGGCTCTCGATTCCATTGATCACCGCGGCGTCGAGTGAGCACTCGCTCTGCATTGCCGTGCCAGCAGGCGACGCGCGCGCCGCGCAGCTGCGGCTCCAGTCGGTGTTCGCCGACGACATTCGCCGCGGCGAAATTGACGGCGTGACGATTCAACCAGCGATCGCCATCATCGCCGTGGTGGGGTTGGGGATGGCGGGCACCAAGGGCGTGGCGGCGCGCACCTTCGGCGCGCTACGCGATGCCGACGTGAATGTGATTGCGATTGCGCAGGGTTCGTCGGAACTCAATATCTCGATTGTGGTGGAGGACGCGCGCGCCGGCGATGCACAACGCGCCATTCACCGCGCTTTTCAGCTCGACAAGATTGGCGGGGGCGCGGTGGGTGAGCCTGCGCGCACCGATCTCTTTCTCTTGGGATTTGGGCAGATTGGTCGTCGCGTCGCAACGATGGCGCCACGCGTGCGGCAACGGGGCCTTGCGTTGCGCGTTGTCGGCGTGTGCGACACGAGTGGCGTGCTCTTTGACCCGGCGGGGATTTCGCCGCAGCGCCTCGATGCGCTCGCACACGCGAAGCAGCGCGGCGTACCGATTGCCAAAACGCGCGGCGCACTCACAATGAATGCGACCGCCGCTGTGGCGTATGCCGCGACGCATGCCCTGCATCATCCGATCACGGTGGATGTGACCGCGGACGAAACCGTACCGGCACTCATGGCGGCGTTGCGCGGCGGCATGGACATCGTGCTCGCCAACAAGCGTCCGATGACCGGCTCGGCGGCACGCGCCGACGAACTGCTCGCCACCGCGCGTGATCGTGGGCGCCATCTGTTAGCCGAGGCCACCGTGGGTGCGGGTTTGCCGGTGCTCGACACCTTCAGCAAGCTCGCGGAGTCTGGTGATCGCGTGCGCAAAATTGAAGGATGCCTCTCCGGCACACTGGGGTTTCTCTTTGATCGCATGGGACGTGGCGCGCGGTTCTCCGAGGCCGTGGCCGAAGCCATGCAACTGGGCTACACAGAGCCAGACCCGCGCGAAGATCTGAGCGGTATGGATGTGGCGCGAAAGGCACTCACGCTTGGCCGACTGCTTGGGTTCCGCGGAGAGCTTGGAAGCCTCGCCATTGAGTCACTCGTGCCGGCGCGCGCGCGCACGTGGCCGTTGCCCAAGTTTTTGAAGTCACTCGCTTTGTTCGACGAGGACTGGGCGGCTCGCGTCGCCGCTGCGCGCACCAAGGGGCGCGTGCTCCGCTATGTGGCCGTGGTCACCGCGCGGCGCGTGCGCGTGGGGCTCGTGGCGGTGGATGCCTCGAGTCCATTCTCGTCGCTCATCGGCACGGATAATCAGGTGGTGTTCACGTCAGATCGGTATCGCGACCGCCCGCTGGTGGTCACGGGCCCAGGCGCTGGCCCCGACGTGACCGCCGCTGGCGTGATGAACGACATCCTGTCGCTGGCGCGGAGGGCGCGATGA
- a CDS encoding S9 family peptidase has protein sequence MRFAAIRPILAVLSLPAALAAQAAAPAAAPRAMQPNDWHRVTTLSTPAQSPDGRRVAVTVTTVVERENKRHSEIWVVPTTGGAPVRWTSPGYESSNPRWSDDGKLLFFTSTRPGGRGASWALHADESGGEAYQPENAEPVGSSPKDHAVIVYTAADTASSAGAGGRGGRGGGAGAAGGRGDGPGGMNTPPYGAITKPVDQARFDGRQIVNFPYKANGVGFVPNAANAPVRPRPQQIISFVRASHARTALTSTAYSHRDVTISPDGKWVTFVADAQLRSDSLVTAINDSTAKAPFDRARDEAPRNDNDVYVMPATGGTPRKVLSLQGDESDVQWSPDSKRLSFVSRPGRTKNAVLMTIDVAGGAPQNLTEGWQYEPATHAWLPSGEIEMSAVIGGRTAMFVVTPKTAKMREVIAGRREVRGWSFDDKMKTVAFVASGTTTPTELFIADWDGKNERKLTNFNDKLNAELAWSDAERITYPSVGGRTIEGWLMKPFGYTAGKKYPLVLYIHGGPHSQYGEGWFDEFQNLAAAGMFVLYTNPRGSSGYGADFTYASRGDWGGDDLKDMMKAVDIAAARADVDSTRMGVTGGSYGGFMTAWIETKTTRFKAAETDRMISNWVSWYSTSDAQGLTEWEFYGKPWENPAMYDTLSPIKYVAKVQTPTLMVQSEEDFRTPMPEADQWFMSLKKRGVPVEWVRYPRSNHDLSRTGEPWLLVDRLGRIRQWFTHWLKP, from the coding sequence ATGCGTTTCGCCGCGATTCGTCCAATCCTCGCCGTTCTGTCCCTCCCTGCAGCCTTGGCAGCGCAGGCGGCTGCCCCAGCGGCGGCTCCGCGCGCCATGCAGCCCAACGACTGGCACCGCGTGACGACCCTGAGCACGCCGGCGCAGTCACCCGACGGTCGCCGCGTGGCCGTTACGGTGACGACGGTGGTAGAGCGCGAGAACAAGCGCCATTCGGAAATCTGGGTCGTGCCCACCACCGGTGGGGCGCCCGTCCGCTGGACCTCACCCGGCTATGAGAGCAGCAATCCACGTTGGAGCGATGACGGCAAGTTGCTGTTCTTTACCTCCACACGCCCCGGCGGGCGCGGAGCAAGCTGGGCGCTACACGCCGACGAATCGGGCGGCGAAGCCTATCAACCGGAAAATGCGGAACCAGTGGGATCAAGCCCGAAGGACCACGCCGTGATCGTGTACACGGCGGCCGATACCGCGTCGAGCGCCGGTGCCGGTGGCCGCGGCGGCCGTGGCGGTGGAGCCGGTGCGGCCGGTGGCCGCGGCGACGGACCGGGCGGCATGAACACGCCTCCGTACGGCGCCATCACCAAGCCGGTCGATCAGGCGCGCTTTGACGGACGTCAAATTGTCAACTTCCCGTACAAGGCGAACGGAGTTGGCTTCGTCCCCAATGCCGCCAACGCTCCGGTTCGGCCGCGGCCGCAGCAGATTATCAGCTTCGTTCGCGCCAGCCATGCCCGCACGGCCCTTACGAGCACCGCGTACTCGCACCGCGACGTCACCATTTCGCCCGACGGCAAATGGGTGACGTTCGTCGCCGACGCGCAGCTGCGCAGTGATTCGCTCGTCACCGCCATCAACGATTCGACTGCCAAAGCGCCGTTCGACCGTGCGCGCGACGAAGCCCCGCGCAACGACAACGACGTGTACGTCATGCCCGCGACCGGCGGCACACCCCGCAAGGTGCTTTCGCTGCAGGGCGACGAATCCGATGTGCAGTGGTCGCCCGACTCCAAGCGCTTGTCGTTCGTCTCGCGCCCTGGCCGTACCAAGAACGCCGTGCTGATGACCATCGATGTGGCCGGTGGCGCTCCGCAGAACCTCACCGAGGGATGGCAGTATGAGCCGGCCACGCACGCGTGGCTCCCGTCGGGCGAAATTGAAATGAGTGCAGTCATCGGCGGTCGGACCGCGATGTTCGTGGTCACGCCGAAAACCGCCAAGATGCGCGAAGTTATCGCTGGTCGGCGCGAAGTGCGCGGCTGGAGCTTCGACGATAAAATGAAGACGGTGGCCTTTGTGGCCTCTGGTACCACCACCCCGACCGAGCTGTTCATCGCCGACTGGGACGGCAAGAACGAACGCAAACTCACCAACTTCAACGACAAGCTCAACGCCGAACTCGCGTGGAGCGATGCCGAACGTATCACCTATCCGAGCGTCGGCGGCCGCACCATCGAAGGCTGGCTGATGAAGCCGTTCGGGTACACGGCCGGCAAAAAATATCCGCTCGTCCTCTACATTCACGGCGGCCCACACTCGCAATACGGCGAAGGGTGGTTCGACGAATTCCAAAACCTCGCGGCCGCGGGCATGTTCGTGTTGTATACAAATCCGCGTGGCTCGAGCGGCTATGGCGCCGACTTCACCTACGCGAGCCGCGGCGACTGGGGCGGCGACGACTTGAAGGACATGATGAAAGCCGTCGACATCGCCGCCGCACGCGCCGACGTCGACAGCACACGCATGGGCGTCACCGGCGGCAGCTACGGCGGCTTTATGACCGCCTGGATCGAAACCAAGACCACGCGCTTCAAGGCCGCCGAAACCGACCGCATGATCAGCAACTGGGTGTCGTGGTATTCCACGAGCGATGCGCAGGGACTCACCGAATGGGAGTTCTACGGCAAGCCCTGGGAAAACCCGGCGATGTACGACACGCTCTCCCCCATCAAGTACGTGGCCAAGGTGCAGACCCCCACGTTGATGGTGCAGAGCGAAGAAGACTTCCGCACGCCAATGCCAGAAGCCGACCAATGGTTTATGTCGCTCAAGAAGCGCGGCGTGCCCGTGGAATGGGTGCGGTACCCGCGTTCCAACCACGATCTCAGCCGCACTGGCGAGCCCTGGCTGCTCGTGGATCGGCTCGGGCGTATTCGCCAATGGTTCACGCATT